The Niastella koreensis GR20-10 genome includes a window with the following:
- a CDS encoding T9SS type A sorting domain-containing protein, which produces MATITSYSNTYYPGQQATVSAGSTSVAIGGATYGTIPVSTGDVLLIIQMQGAQINSTNNNTYGDGASGSGYLNNTELFAGNMEYVIATNSIPLTGGTLTLLTGTVNNYKTAAFGTDGQYTYQVIRVPVYYSLVLNADITPPNWDGATGGVIAMAVMNTLDMNGHSIIVTGAGFRGGGGVALAGGTGTTRDFVVVSPTNANIGAQLGNHASKGEGIAGTPRLINSNNYGSLLSNTAEGYPGGSFGMGAPGNAGGGGSDDNTTINANNSGGGGGGNGGAGGKGGNSYGTSGPYGGYPGAPFAQGGALRLVLGGGGGAGSTNNATGSPGSGLASGGAAGGGIVIINAGTIINTGFVYANGSNANSTIVNDASGGGGAGGSVLINAHNGHSGLTVFANGGNGGSNFWNGGLPPHGPGGGGGGGVIYTDGILNAASSVTGGTAGTTNSASGTINYGALAGASGTFVTGPVVTFSGCAVLPMEFLFVKGKRNGRQVLINWEATNENEVTNYIIERSYNGNNFVSAGMVNKRGSGGISNYNFSDASAGTEATVYYRIKANGTAGQTFLSKVITIQTGFTEGALDISPVPAIGHSTISWSSTGNNKLQITVFDVAGHAVLSRQYLLKKGLNELVLTNLQSLPNGIYFVKASDGVSSRNGKLVIL; this is translated from the coding sequence ATGGCTACTATAACTTCTTACTCCAATACATATTATCCCGGGCAACAGGCAACGGTAAGTGCGGGTAGTACTTCTGTTGCCATAGGCGGCGCCACTTATGGAACAATCCCTGTCAGTACCGGTGATGTTCTGCTGATCATTCAGATGCAGGGCGCGCAGATCAATTCAACCAACAACAATACCTACGGCGATGGCGCAAGCGGCAGCGGTTACCTGAATAATACGGAGTTATTCGCCGGTAATATGGAATATGTAATCGCAACTAATTCCATTCCGCTGACCGGTGGTACGTTGACGCTGCTGACGGGAACGGTTAATAATTATAAAACAGCCGCTTTTGGAACCGATGGTCAATACACTTACCAGGTAATTCGTGTACCTGTATATTATAGCCTCGTTTTAAACGCCGACATTACGCCGCCTAACTGGGATGGTGCTACCGGTGGGGTAATCGCGATGGCTGTAATGAACACATTGGACATGAACGGGCATTCGATCATCGTTACCGGCGCCGGTTTCCGTGGTGGTGGTGGAGTAGCGCTGGCCGGCGGAACGGGTACCACCCGGGACTTTGTAGTTGTGTCGCCTACCAATGCCAACATCGGCGCCCAATTGGGCAACCATGCATCGAAGGGAGAAGGGATTGCCGGAACACCGAGGCTTATTAACAGCAACAATTATGGTTCTCTGCTGTCCAATACAGCAGAAGGATATCCCGGCGGAAGTTTCGGCATGGGCGCTCCCGGCAATGCCGGTGGAGGCGGAAGCGATGATAATACCACGATCAATGCCAATAACAGTGGCGGTGGTGGCGGTGGGAACGGCGGCGCAGGCGGAAAGGGCGGCAACAGTTATGGAACAAGTGGGCCCTATGGGGGTTATCCCGGCGCCCCATTCGCGCAGGGAGGCGCGTTGCGGTTGGTGTTGGGCGGCGGCGGCGGAGCCGGCAGTACTAACAACGCTACCGGAAGCCCGGGTAGTGGCCTGGCTTCCGGTGGCGCCGCGGGTGGCGGCATTGTTATTATAAACGCAGGAACCATTATAAACACCGGATTTGTATATGCGAATGGTAGTAATGCAAACAGCACCATTGTCAACGATGCATCTGGAGGTGGGGGCGCTGGTGGCAGCGTATTGATCAACGCACACAACGGTCATTCGGGCCTTACTGTATTTGCGAATGGCGGCAATGGCGGCAGTAATTTTTGGAATGGCGGACTTCCTCCGCATGGGCCCGGTGGCGGAGGTGGCGGCGGCGTTATATATACCGACGGAATACTGAATGCAGCCTCTTCGGTAACCGGCGGAACAGCCGGCACTACAAATAGTGCATCGGGCACTATTAATTATGGCGCCCTGGCCGGTGCTTCCGGTACATTCGTTACCGGCCCGGTTGTGACATTCTCCGGCTGCGCGGTTTTACCTATGGAGTTCCTGTTCGTAAAGGGAAAAAGGAACGGTAGGCAGGTGCTGATCAACTGGGAAGCCACCAATGAAAATGAGGTTACAAACTATATCATAGAACGGAGTTACAATGGGAATAATTTTGTTTCAGCCGGCATGGTCAATAAGCGGGGTAGTGGCGGGATCAGCAATTATAACTTTTCAGATGCATCAGCCGGCACAGAAGCTACTGTCTATTACAGGATCAAGGCAAACGGTACAGCCGGCCAAACATTTTTGAGTAAGGTTATTACCATACAAACTGGCTTCACGGAAGGTGCATTGGATATAAGTCCTGTTCCTGCCATCGGGCATTCCACGATCAGCTGGTCTTCAACCGGCAATAACAAACTTCAAATTACCGTATTTGATGTGGCCGGGCATGCCGTGCTGAGCAGGCAATACCTTTTAAAAAAGGGGCTTAATGAATTGGTGCTTACGAACCTGCAAAGCCTGCCGAACGGAATATATTTTGTCAAAGCTTCCGATGGCGTCAGTTCCCGGAATGGTAAACTGGTAATTCTATAA
- a CDS encoding sensor histidine kinase, with the protein MKYTTSLHRIIAIASALTLTCVQFFLLYNTYELKNNHYLFAEKRIIKEEYLGAIKNDKVMPGGANILDHYVMGNLPRLAALYKTDKQAFNKLGQQVCDSAFRDLRKANNMDSLMEAIRQRNHLDRKLRFASTIEFIEIAFRRDQYVPLYHQDGHNEWIDPQIQTKAGIRIAGTLDNLEPNTLAQHVTVSSSTDNSYNISFSLYMDTYDRKQTILRLMMPTFLLSLLSVGGVVILNFVTFRNWIRQKKLSEMKSDFINSITHEFHTPLSAIIVANRTMQNDRILSNKDSLLPLTDVVQRQADRLKTLISQTLGITTMNKLSLHMERRSVHHLLDELLLDYRLNATESEAEVTLTLNKNATRDVVLLDPFWFTTIILNIFDNAVKYNTSQSKQIIVTTSSDKKNLHIEIADNGIGINKEVRKHIFDKFYRGGSGVHNRVKGLGLGLFYVNQAIDSHKWKLDVQSEEGTGSTFTISIPLLEQKTLL; encoded by the coding sequence TTGAAGTATACCACCTCGCTGCACAGGATCATTGCTATTGCCAGTGCTCTTACACTGACCTGTGTACAATTCTTTCTTCTGTACAACACCTATGAATTAAAAAACAACCATTATCTCTTTGCAGAAAAACGCATTATTAAGGAGGAGTACCTGGGGGCCATCAAAAATGACAAGGTCATGCCGGGTGGCGCCAATATACTGGATCATTATGTAATGGGTAACCTGCCGCGGCTGGCAGCCCTGTATAAAACGGACAAACAGGCGTTCAATAAACTTGGCCAGCAGGTTTGTGACAGCGCTTTCCGTGACCTGCGTAAAGCCAACAATATGGACAGCCTGATGGAAGCCATCAGGCAGCGAAACCACCTGGATAGAAAGCTGCGGTTCGCGTCTACCATTGAGTTTATTGAAATAGCTTTCCGGCGGGACCAGTATGTGCCGCTCTACCACCAGGATGGCCATAACGAATGGATTGATCCGCAGATCCAAACAAAGGCCGGGATCCGCATAGCCGGTACACTGGACAACCTGGAGCCCAATACCCTGGCCCAGCATGTAACAGTCAGCAGCAGTACAGATAACAGCTATAACATCTCCTTCAGCCTGTATATGGACACGTATGACCGCAAACAAACCATTCTCCGGCTCATGATGCCCACCTTTCTGCTCTCCCTTCTCTCAGTAGGCGGCGTGGTCATCCTGAACTTTGTAACCTTCCGCAACTGGATCCGGCAAAAGAAACTGTCAGAGATGAAATCAGATTTCATCAACAGCATCACGCATGAATTTCATACGCCGCTGTCCGCCATCATTGTGGCCAACCGGACTATGCAGAACGACAGGATCCTGTCTAACAAAGACAGCCTCCTCCCACTTACTGATGTAGTACAGCGGCAGGCCGACCGGCTCAAAACGCTCATCAGCCAAACGCTGGGTATTACCACCATGAACAAATTGTCGCTGCACATGGAGCGCCGCTCTGTGCACCATCTGCTGGATGAACTGTTGCTGGATTACCGGCTCAATGCAACAGAGTCTGAAGCAGAGGTCACCCTTACCTTAAACAAAAATGCTACACGGGACGTTGTTTTGCTCGATCCTTTCTGGTTCACTACCATAATTCTGAATATTTTTGACAATGCAGTTAAATACAATACCAGCCAATCCAAGCAGATCATTGTGACCACATCCAGCGATAAAAAAAATCTGCACATTGAAATAGCAGACAATGGCATTGGTATCAACAAAGAAGTTAGAAAGCATATTTTTGATAAATTTTACCGGGGTGGCAGCGGTGTTCACAACAGGGTGAAGGGACTGGGATTGGGACTATTCTATGTGAACCAGGCTATAGACTCGCACAAATGGAAGCTGGATGTCCAGAGTGAAGAAGGAACAGGCAGCACCTTTACAATCAGTATACCCTTATTGGAACAAAAGACCCTCCTATGA
- a CDS encoding basic secretory protein-like protein has translation MNSTLTAVMMAGLALGAAMPARASGHSLSGCASPAADTITREGYTLVFINRQPDFDTTTRQRMIDAFFTVYPKEANRFNSHTAKKVVFTIDPDYDGVAETGNDKVRFNPKWLKAHPEDIDVVTHEAMHIVQAYTHPVPGWLTEGIADYVRYVYGVNNQNGNWRLPDLKPGQNYTNAYRITARFLVWVEKNYHGTVDSLDKAAREGKYTSQTWTTLTKKTVDELWKDYCQNPQLELTYR, from the coding sequence ATGAACTCAACATTAACAGCGGTAATGATGGCCGGCCTGGCATTGGGCGCCGCAATGCCAGCCCGGGCTTCCGGCCACAGCCTAAGCGGCTGCGCGTCGCCTGCTGCCGATACCATTACCCGTGAAGGGTATACACTGGTATTCATTAACCGGCAGCCTGATTTTGACACCACTACCCGGCAACGCATGATTGATGCCTTTTTTACCGTTTACCCTAAAGAAGCCAACCGGTTCAATAGCCACACAGCCAAAAAAGTAGTCTTTACTATCGATCCTGACTATGATGGCGTTGCAGAAACCGGCAATGATAAGGTGCGTTTTAATCCCAAATGGCTGAAAGCTCATCCGGAAGATATTGATGTGGTCACCCATGAGGCCATGCACATTGTGCAGGCCTATACACATCCTGTTCCCGGATGGCTTACAGAGGGTATTGCAGATTATGTGCGGTATGTATATGGTGTCAACAACCAGAATGGCAACTGGCGCTTACCTGACCTTAAACCCGGCCAAAATTATACCAATGCTTACCGTATTACAGCCCGTTTCCTGGTATGGGTGGAAAAGAATTATCACGGTACTGTTGACAGCCTGGATAAGGCGGCCCGCGAGGGGAAATATACGTCACAGACCTGGACTACGCTAACCAAAAAAACGGTTGATGAGCTCTGGAAAGATTATTGTCAAAATCCTCAACTGGAACTCACCTACCGTTAA
- a CDS encoding sigma-54-dependent Fis family transcriptional regulator produces the protein MDHTPEDLNNIIAGISDKRELQQLIDDIKKVAPELAQGISMQLTVAMAKILAAGQIAEKEKEQAMLLSISNSIAATRNKMDLLEVLHGKLRTVFSFSHTVICILNSDKKTVRTFLLDPHSPNQQHPDYPRLTDEIFPISDSLLNVALHADTPVIFDGERLIRERKGSLCVRVNYDSGIREFLFVSLRNGEERIGFLMMCSAVPNEIDRHKLNLIQGIASQLSVAVASILANDELEKKMRAINSYKQQLEKEKWYLQEEINEVYNYQEIIGSSAALQQVYQRVSQVAKADSSVLILGETGTGKELLARAIHNQSYRKDQLMVKVNCAALSPNLIESELFGHERGSFTGATDRRIGKFELAAGGTLFLDEIGEMPLDLQVKLLRVLQEKEIERVGGKTVIPTDVRIIAATNRQLWEEVQAGRFRSDLYYRLNVFPVTIPPLRDRRKDIPALVDHFIAKYNRKTGKKISGVSAEVLSGLMAYSWPGNIRELEHLIERFVILTQDTFIQHIDIPVHNLVENPEPPTVASAEDARVRTIDEIEREHIVYVLKKCQGKVSGAGGAAELLQIPSTTLNSKMKRLNIHRRDFE, from the coding sequence ATGGACCATACGCCCGAAGACTTGAATAATATCATAGCTGGGATCAGTGACAAACGCGAACTCCAGCAATTGATCGATGATATTAAAAAAGTGGCGCCTGAGCTGGCGCAGGGTATTTCCATGCAGCTGACTGTTGCTATGGCCAAAATACTGGCCGCCGGGCAGATCGCTGAAAAAGAAAAGGAGCAGGCTATGCTGCTCTCCATAAGCAATAGTATTGCTGCCACCCGTAATAAAATGGACCTGCTGGAAGTATTACATGGCAAGCTGCGGACTGTATTTTCTTTTTCCCATACGGTGATCTGCATACTTAACAGCGATAAAAAGACCGTAAGAACTTTTTTATTAGACCCTCATTCTCCCAACCAGCAACATCCGGATTATCCAAGGCTAACAGATGAGATCTTCCCCATCAGCGACAGCCTGCTGAATGTTGCCTTACATGCCGATACCCCGGTGATATTCGACGGGGAGCGGTTGATCAGAGAAAGAAAAGGGTCTTTGTGTGTAAGGGTAAATTACGATTCCGGTATCAGGGAGTTTTTATTCGTATCGCTGCGCAATGGCGAAGAGCGGATTGGTTTTCTTATGATGTGTTCGGCAGTCCCCAATGAGATCGATCGTCATAAACTGAATCTTATTCAGGGGATAGCGTCACAGCTGTCCGTAGCCGTAGCCAGTATTTTGGCTAATGATGAGCTGGAGAAAAAAATGCGGGCGATCAATAGCTATAAACAACAACTGGAGAAGGAGAAATGGTATCTGCAGGAAGAGATCAACGAAGTTTATAATTACCAGGAGATAATTGGTTCCAGTGCCGCCTTACAGCAAGTGTACCAACGTGTATCCCAGGTGGCGAAGGCCGATAGTTCCGTACTTATTCTGGGTGAAACGGGAACAGGTAAAGAACTGTTAGCCCGGGCCATTCATAACCAATCGTACCGTAAAGATCAGTTGATGGTAAAGGTAAATTGTGCCGCGTTGTCGCCCAACCTCATAGAGAGTGAGTTGTTTGGTCATGAGCGGGGGAGTTTCACCGGGGCCACGGACCGTCGCATCGGTAAATTTGAATTGGCTGCCGGCGGCACTTTGTTCCTGGATGAGATCGGCGAAATGCCATTGGACCTTCAGGTTAAATTACTGCGTGTTTTACAGGAGAAGGAGATCGAGCGGGTGGGGGGGAAAACCGTGATCCCTACTGATGTGCGGATCATTGCCGCTACCAATCGCCAGCTCTGGGAGGAAGTGCAGGCGGGCAGGTTTCGTAGCGACCTGTATTATCGCCTGAATGTTTTTCCGGTCACCATACCACCTTTGCGCGATCGCCGGAAAGATATACCGGCGTTGGTCGATCATTTTATTGCAAAGTATAACCGGAAAACAGGAAAAAAGATAAGCGGTGTTTCTGCAGAGGTGTTATCCGGTCTGATGGCTTACTCATGGCCGGGAAACATCCGCGAGTTGGAGCATTTGATCGAACGGTTCGTGATACTGACCCAGGACACATTTATTCAGCATATAGACATCCCGGTGCATAACCTGGTTGAAAATCCGGAACCGCCAACCGTCGCTTCGGCAGAAGATGCGCGTGTAAGGACCATCGATGAGATAGAAAGAGAGCATATCGTATACGTACTAAAAAAATGCCAGGGTAAAGTTTCAGGCGCTGGTGGCGCAGCGGAATTATTACAAATTCCTTCTACTACCCTCAACTCCAAAATGAAGCGCCTGAATATTCACCGCAGAGACTTCGAGTAA
- a CDS encoding response regulator transcription factor: protein MNAKILLVEDEIDLGNVVKQYLEIVGFEVDWAKNGKLAFDQLQQPHSSYQLIIIDVSMPVMDGFELANRIFEAGIQIPFLFLTARNEKADRLYGLKIGADDYISKPFDVDELVLRIKNIIRRYTATETPQRPIITRGDVEFNKDSLRLSIKHSNDIILTPREAELLLYLFEHENKILRRENILVQLWGKNDYFLGRSLDVFISRLRKHLNNSNCIRIENVYGVGFIFRVQE, encoded by the coding sequence ATGAATGCAAAGATTTTATTGGTTGAGGATGAAATTGATCTGGGCAATGTTGTTAAACAGTACCTGGAGATCGTTGGCTTTGAGGTAGATTGGGCAAAGAATGGTAAGCTGGCGTTTGACCAGTTGCAACAGCCTCATTCTTCTTATCAACTGATCATTATTGATGTTTCCATGCCCGTAATGGATGGCTTTGAACTGGCCAACCGGATCTTTGAAGCCGGCATTCAGATTCCCTTTCTTTTTCTCACAGCGCGTAATGAAAAGGCAGATCGTTTGTATGGACTGAAGATTGGCGCGGACGATTACATTTCAAAACCCTTTGATGTGGATGAACTGGTGCTTCGGATAAAGAACATCATTCGCCGCTATACGGCTACCGAAACGCCTCAACGGCCCATTATTACCCGGGGCGATGTAGAGTTTAATAAAGATTCCCTCAGGCTGTCTATCAAACACAGCAATGACATTATCCTCACGCCCCGTGAGGCAGAACTACTCCTGTATCTTTTTGAACATGAGAATAAGATCCTGCGCCGGGAAAACATCCTGGTACAACTCTGGGGTAAGAACGATTATTTTCTGGGCCGAAGCCTGGACGTGTTTATTTCCCGGTTGCGAAAACACCTGAACAACTCCAACTGCATCCGGATTGAGAATGTATATGGCGTGGGATTTATTTTCAGGGTGCAGGAGTAG
- a CDS encoding alpha/beta fold hydrolase, translated as MKTALIIMVMSLLGFGKGDPQTAGKELKTIVLIHGAWSDASSWDAVTPLLKKQGHEVITVNLAGHGKDTTSFAGISFRTYVDQVKAAIGSRRDVVLVGHSFAGLVISQVAEEIPTQLSKLIYLAAALPHDGESLLSLAKQDPGSHIGKSLTVDQENGQAIIAKDAIADIFAADAPQPVQQYLTSHIRPEPLIPLATPVQLTEQHFGSIKKVYIHTVNDNAISYGAQQHMVKTGKVDKVYTLTSSHTPFISMPNKLADIIIAESK; from the coding sequence ATGAAAACAGCATTAATTATTATGGTTATGAGTTTACTTGGTTTTGGTAAAGGAGACCCGCAAACAGCCGGCAAGGAGCTAAAAACAATTGTATTGATCCATGGCGCCTGGTCCGATGCCTCTTCATGGGATGCAGTGACACCCCTGCTTAAAAAGCAGGGTCACGAAGTAATCACGGTTAATCTTGCCGGTCACGGAAAAGATACCACCTCATTTGCAGGGATCAGTTTTCGCACCTATGTAGACCAGGTAAAAGCAGCTATCGGTTCACGCCGTGATGTAGTACTGGTGGGGCATAGTTTCGCAGGTCTGGTGATCAGCCAGGTAGCCGAAGAAATTCCAACCCAGCTCAGCAAACTGATCTACCTTGCTGCTGCACTTCCTCATGATGGAGAAAGTCTTTTATCATTAGCTAAACAGGACCCGGGATCACACATCGGCAAGTCTTTAACCGTTGACCAGGAAAATGGCCAGGCGATCATTGCCAAGGACGCCATTGCCGATATTTTTGCTGCCGATGCGCCGCAGCCGGTGCAGCAATATCTTACCAGTCACATCAGGCCCGAGCCGCTTATTCCCCTTGCCACGCCGGTTCAGCTTACTGAACAACATTTCGGCAGCATCAAAAAAGTATATATTCATACTGTAAATGACAATGCCATCAGCTACGGCGCTCAACAGCATATGGTAAAGACAGGTAAAGTAGATAAAGTGTATACCTTAACCAGCAGTCATACCCCTTTCATTTCTATGCCCAATAAACTGGCTGACATCATCATTGCCGAAAGCAAATAG
- a CDS encoding RagB/SusD family nutrient uptake outer membrane protein, with product MQNAYINRKLVAVFLLVLLGSSSCKKILDLQPHNSTFTDAYFKTGQDANTAIAGAYALLRSVLLNNYSWHVYGDLPSGEYSVNGGLDAFNQPICNGQFIGLNVGPWEWNWQNYYQVLQQVNLIIAKVPEIPASAFTNPDLKNQIIGEAYFIRAYVYFYMSRIWGDVPLKLAPDLDVSQAQTIPRSPATAVWAQCLADCQTAESNLVFGYADLSQTAVRANKGSVLALRAHIEAWKHDYSACEKTADTLIRQGGYQLEDSAHYAQVFIGKSREGIFEINVNYGQNEGIATANNAGGYFPTLARPFIASQGNLNWPINHDYVVNLYTDTADIRYAKFFYQAYTSNQGQTIKYANVYYADGSVQSDPRLSNNLNIFRLPDIMLLRAEALNKLGRDADALPLLNAVKERAGIADYTGAGGTDMGREILEERLRELFFEGQAYYDLIRTGLLLDYNENFSPDQYHNGGWVWPIDPSMFKDDFTLVQTKYWQGKL from the coding sequence ATGCAAAACGCTTATATAAACAGAAAACTGGTTGCGGTGTTTTTACTGGTGCTGCTTGGCAGCAGCTCCTGTAAAAAGATCCTTGACCTGCAACCACACAACTCTACCTTTACAGATGCTTATTTTAAAACCGGTCAGGATGCCAATACAGCCATTGCAGGCGCCTATGCCCTGCTGAGGAGTGTATTGCTGAACAACTATTCCTGGCATGTATATGGAGATCTGCCTTCCGGCGAGTACAGTGTTAACGGCGGCCTGGATGCCTTTAATCAACCCATTTGCAATGGTCAGTTCATTGGATTGAACGTGGGACCCTGGGAATGGAACTGGCAGAATTATTACCAGGTGCTGCAGCAGGTTAACCTCATCATAGCCAAGGTGCCGGAGATCCCCGCTTCAGCGTTTACCAATCCGGATCTTAAGAACCAGATCATTGGCGAGGCTTATTTTATCCGTGCTTATGTTTATTTCTATATGAGCCGCATCTGGGGAGATGTACCGCTGAAGCTGGCGCCCGACCTGGATGTTAGCCAGGCGCAAACTATTCCCCGCTCACCGGCAACCGCCGTATGGGCGCAATGCCTGGCAGATTGCCAGACGGCAGAAAGCAACCTGGTGTTTGGCTATGCAGATCTGAGTCAAACTGCAGTGCGCGCCAACAAAGGCAGCGTGCTGGCGCTCAGAGCACACATTGAGGCATGGAAGCACGACTACAGCGCCTGTGAAAAAACAGCCGATACGCTTATCAGACAGGGTGGTTACCAGTTGGAGGACTCTGCCCACTATGCACAGGTATTTATTGGCAAATCACGGGAAGGCATTTTTGAGATCAATGTTAACTATGGTCAAAATGAAGGCATTGCTACGGCCAATAATGCGGGCGGTTATTTTCCTACCCTGGCCAGGCCCTTTATTGCCAGCCAGGGTAACCTGAACTGGCCCATCAATCATGATTATGTAGTGAACCTTTATACTGATACTGCCGACATCCGTTATGCCAAATTCTTTTACCAGGCCTATACCAGCAACCAGGGGCAGACCATTAAATACGCAAATGTTTACTATGCCGACGGCTCCGTTCAAAGTGATCCGCGGCTGTCTAATAACCTGAATATTTTCAGGCTGCCGGATATTATGTTGCTGCGGGCAGAAGCGCTTAATAAACTGGGCCGGGACGCAGACGCACTTCCCTTGTTAAACGCCGTTAAAGAACGGGCAGGCATTGCAGACTATACAGGCGCCGGTGGTACAGATATGGGCAGGGAAATACTGGAAGAAAGATTGCGGGAGCTGTTCTTTGAAGGCCAGGCCTATTATGATCTCATCCGCACAGGGCTGCTGCTTGACTACAATGAGAATTTCAGCCCCGATCAATATCACAATGGCGGCTGGGTATGGCCCATAGATCCGTCCATGTTCAAGGATGACTTTACCCTGGTGCAAACCAAATACTGGCAAGGCAAGCTTTAA
- a CDS encoding DUF5007 domain-containing protein has translation MKFPKYIGLVFLAGLLTNSCQKVTRGYLSKQIRYTDNPIQIARGIVTETNPVDADGSSAPVTYELLDVRDSATGKHADAIYANHQRYVFISQFDPAKDSTIDLLNSVRKLVNEPCFDFNVHTGAFTFYSTTDSVPLNTYTYDVKATNESGSRIYKDVGRFTLYDGLPFENDGAACAWFQDGTTTSGDIGTPQMKIERISTNGYRVILKIEDQNGTPFKPSKNEYIERGDRSSFRTFARFHPLTVTDTALICDFELTPFPIIQGAQGYTIYYRIPSNIARIDAGITPAGTRTYSVNPRFTFRLWQGGTYLVTIHLPKVTRDPI, from the coding sequence ATGAAGTTCCCTAAATATATAGGATTAGTTTTTTTGGCAGGCCTGCTCACCAACTCCTGCCAGAAAGTCACACGTGGCTATTTAAGCAAGCAGATCAGGTATACCGACAATCCCATTCAGATAGCCAGGGGCATTGTAACTGAGACCAACCCGGTAGATGCAGATGGGTCCAGCGCTCCGGTGACCTATGAACTGCTGGACGTTCGGGATTCCGCCACCGGCAAACATGCAGATGCCATCTATGCCAATCACCAGCGGTATGTATTCATCAGCCAGTTTGATCCCGCTAAAGACAGCACCATCGATCTGCTGAATTCCGTTAGAAAACTGGTTAATGAACCCTGTTTTGATTTCAACGTACACACCGGCGCCTTTACATTTTACAGTACTACCGATAGTGTGCCATTAAATACCTACACCTATGATGTTAAGGCTACCAATGAATCAGGCAGCAGGATCTATAAGGATGTTGGCCGGTTCACCTTGTATGATGGTCTGCCTTTTGAGAATGACGGCGCCGCCTGCGCCTGGTTCCAGGATGGTACCACTACCAGCGGGGACATCGGCACACCGCAAATGAAAATTGAACGAATCTCTACCAATGGTTACCGGGTCATCCTGAAGATTGAAGACCAAAACGGCACACCCTTTAAGCCATCCAAAAATGAATATATTGAACGGGGCGACAGAAGCAGCTTCCGCACCTTTGCCCGTTTTCATCCGCTGACAGTTACGGACACAGCCCTGATCTGTGATTTTGAATTGACGCCATTCCCTATTATCCAGGGCGCACAGGGCTATACTATCTATTATCGGATTCCCAGCAACATAGCCAGGATAGACGCGGGTATTACGCCAGCCGGCACCAGAACATACAGTGTGAACCCCCGGTTTACATTCCGTTTGTGGCAGGGTGGCACTTATTTAGTTACCATTCACTTACCTAAAGTAACAAGGGACCCGATATAA
- a CDS encoding Crp/Fnr family transcriptional regulator, with amino-acid sequence MNFNNPTSAIYLPDTIGKLVDLDDVAIETMLNNSKEIDISRGQIINNEGNLSRYIYFILSGKARLFYVDHAGKTISWSFHFNDIHSTPRNLFIIDYKSFFTQGSGEMHMEAITDTRLIRIGKRGPGDKFDGGLIMEKCLQKLHEHSFIAAYERMLNLLTQSARERYNHLLCHEPHLLQLFADKYLASYIGIEPPSLSRIRKKLKSARPFQ; translated from the coding sequence ATGAATTTTAATAATCCTACGTCTGCAATATACTTGCCGGATACTATTGGTAAGCTGGTAGACCTGGACGACGTTGCCATCGAAACAATGCTGAATAACAGTAAAGAAATCGACATTTCAAGAGGGCAGATAATAAATAACGAAGGCAACCTGTCCAGGTATATTTATTTCATCCTGTCAGGTAAGGCAAGATTGTTTTATGTGGACCACGCTGGAAAAACCATCTCCTGGTCATTCCATTTCAATGATATACATAGCACGCCCAGGAATCTTTTTATTATTGATTATAAGAGCTTTTTTACGCAGGGTTCTGGGGAGATGCACATGGAAGCGATTACTGATACCAGGTTAATCCGGATAGGAAAGCGAGGTCCTGGGGATAAATTTGATGGAGGACTCATAATGGAGAAATGTTTGCAAAAACTGCATGAGCATTCTTTTATTGCAGCTTATGAACGGATGCTCAACCTGCTTACGCAATCGGCCAGGGAAAGGTACAATCACCTGTTATGCCACGAACCACATCTGCTGCAGCTCTTCGCAGACAAATACCTCGCATCTTATATCGGGATAGAACCCCCGTCGTTGAGCCGCATCAGGAAAAAATTAAAATCGGCAAGACCCTTTCAATGA